AACATGAACTGGTTTCCGGCGATGGAGAGGATGGCCGCCCCCAGCACGAGGCTCTGGCCCTCGGTCGGCAAGACCCCCATGGCCACCCCCATGGCCACCAGCACGAAGGAAAACTCCCCGATCTGGGCGGTGCCGGCACCGACCGTCAGCGCGGTGTTCAGCGGATAGCGGAAGGCCAGGATGATTCCCGTGGTGACCAATCCGTTGAACACCATGATCAGAGCCAGGACCGCCAGGACCTGGAAGGGATGATCCAGGAGAATCCGAGGATCGAACAACATGCCCACGGAAACGAAGAACAGGACGGAAAACGCGTCGCGAAGAGGCAGGGATTCCTCGGCGGCCCGGTGGCTCAATTCGGATTCGCGCAGGACCATCCCCGCGAAAAATGCGCCCAGCGCGAAGGAAACCCCGAACAGGCGGGACGAACCGTAGGCGATCCCGACGGCGATGGCGACCACGCAGAGGGTGAACAGCTCGCGGGAACCGGTCTTGGACACCTGCCACAGGATCCATGGGAACAACCTCCGACCCAGCACCAGCATCAAGGCGATGAACACGACGGCCAACGACACCGTCACGAGGATCTCCGAAGCGGAAATGCTGGAGGAATCGCCCGACATCGATTTGGCCAACGGGGGCATCAGCACCAGCACAAGCACCATGGCGAGATCTTCCACCACCAGCCAGCCCACCGCGATGCGGCCGTTGACCGTCTCGAGGATGCCCCGTGACTCCAGGGCCTTCAGGAGCACCACCGTCGAGGCGACGGAAATCGACAAGCCGAAGATCAGCGCGGCCCCGCTGCTCCATCCCCACCATTGCGCCAACGCGAACCCCGCGGCGGTGGAGATCGCCATCTGCAAAAGCGCTCCCGGCACCACGATCCGCCGCACCTGGAGCAGGTCCTTGAGCGAGAAATGCAACCCCACGCCGAACATGAGAAGCATCACGCCGATTTCAGCCAGTTGCCCCGCGATGGCCACGTCCGCGATGTAGCCCGGAGTCGCCGGCCCAAGGAGGATCCCGGCGATCAGGTAGCCCACCAACGGCGGAAGCCGAAGCTTGGCCGCGAAAAAACCGATCACCAGCGCCAGCCCGAGAGCGGCGGCGATGGTGGTGACCAGGTTCAGTTCAGGATGCACGAGAAGCGATCCTTGGGTTGTCGGTTCCGAGGCGAACGCGACTCAGGCGTCGCCGTGGCCAGTCTGGGGAGCCTTGGGGCAGACCACTTCCAGCAGGAAGGGCATCGCCAGGAACATGATCAGGATCCCGGCGGTGTAGCCGAGGCAGGCGAGCATGCCGATGGTGTTCAGCCCCTGGTGGGCCACCACGATCAAGGCAAGGAAGCCGAACGCGTTGGTCAAGGTTCCCGCCAGCACCGACGACCCGGAGGTGTGGTAGATCTCGGAGATCTTGCCGGCCCCCAGCTCCATGCGCCGATGGTAAAGGTGCATGGTGGC
This DNA window, taken from Fibrobacterota bacterium, encodes the following:
- a CDS encoding DUF5134 domain-containing protein; the encoded protein is MHPELNLVTTIAAALGLALVIGFFAAKLRLPPLVGYLIAGILLGPATPGYIADVAIAGQLAEIGVMLLMFGVGLHFSLKDLLQVRRIVVPGALLQMAISTAAGFALAQWWGWSSGAALIFGLSISVASTVVLLKALESRGILETVNGRIAVGWLVVEDLAMVLVLVLMPPLAKSMSGDSSSISASEILVTVSLAVVFIALMLVLGRRLFPWILWQVSKTGSRELFTLCVVAIAVGIAYGSSRLFGVSFALGAFFAGMVLRESELSHRAAEESLPLRDAFSVLFFVSVGMLFDPRILLDHPFQVLAVLALIMVFNGLVTTGIILAFRYPLNTALTVGAGTAQIGEFSFVLVAMGVAMGVLPTEGQSLVLGAAILSIAGNQFMFRATGPILAWVRRKSRLARILERPADPLAMLPNSTDRQFLSGQVVLVGYRGVGETIHARLKTQGIRCVVVDPNRELVEELRRDGNPAVSGDPADPMVLVQAHIARAGMLLVASSDPVDLRQMVQIAKTLNPKIEIALRSENREEARFLASENAGRVFEAERELSEAMVVHVLERYGADRESSQKST